The Candidatus Methylomirabilis sp. genome includes the window CGTCCACCCGCTCCCCGGGCATGTCGTACGCGGCCGCCTTCTTGTGGATGTCGAGGAGGGCCGAGGCCTTCCGGAGGGCGGTCCCCATCCCGTAGAGGTTGTTCTCGCAGATGAAGACGACCGGGAGCTTCCAGAGGCTGGACAGGTTCAGCGCCTCGTGGAAGTCCCCGCCGTTGGTGGCGCCATCCCCGAAGAAGCAGAGGACGACATTGTCCTTTCCCTGGTACTGGAAGGCAAAGGCCAGCCCGGTGGCGAGGGGGAGATGGCCGGCCACGATCGCGTAGCCGCCCAGGATCCCCACCGAGGCGTCGCAGAAGTGCATGGAGCCGCCCTTCCCCTTGCAGAGGCCGGTGGCCTTGCCGAACAGCTCGGCCATGCAGCGGCCCGGGTCCGACCCCTTGGCCAGGGCGTGCCCGTGGTCCCGATAGTGGGTGACGACCAGGTCCTCCTTGCGGAGCACGGAGATGGCCCCCACTGCCACCGCCTCCTCCCCGTTGTACAGGTGGAGGAAGCCCCCGATCTTGCCCTTGGCG containing:
- the pdhA gene encoding pyruvate dehydrogenase (acetyl-transferring) E1 component subunit alpha, which encodes MADAAVTAKGIPRDVDKPAAVDLLRQMLLIRNFEDKAAEMYAKGKIGGFLHLYNGEEAVAVGAISVLRKEDLVVTHYRDHGHALAKGSDPGRCMAELFGKATGLCKGKGGSMHFCDASVGILGGYAIVAGHLPLATGLAFAFQYQGKDNVVLCFFGDGATNGGDFHEALNLSSLWKLPVVFICENNLYGMGTALRKASALLDIHKKAAAYDMPGERVDGMDVFAVREATARAVAAARAGEGPTLLEALCYRFRGHSMADPVLYRGKEEEHVWRARDPITTLRARLEAEGVLSTEEYEALEREVTTRIEEAVRFAEGSPEPAPEELYTDVYARP